One genomic region from Leptolyngbyaceae cyanobacterium JSC-12 encodes:
- a CDS encoding Protein of unknown function (DUF3082) (IMG reference gene:2510095264~PFAM: Protein of unknown function (DUF3082)) gives MTEVPPTVEAPSLPSGESNSDRSDSDNPPITPLRCLIGSMLATVLAYAMYLMTHAIAQSFAAHKIQSTSLIVQRISSAVRTLVVGMTTLGTGVFGIAAIGLLGLAIQLLLQRLNSPASLSERERNDQ, from the coding sequence ATGACTGAGGTTCCCCCCACAGTAGAAGCTCCTTCGCTGCCCTCTGGTGAGTCTAACTCGGATAGGTCTGACTCAGACAACCCGCCAATTACACCCCTGCGATGTCTTATCGGTAGCATGTTGGCAACTGTGCTTGCCTATGCCATGTATTTAATGACTCATGCGATCGCCCAGTCATTTGCCGCGCACAAAATCCAGTCCACCAGTTTGATTGTTCAGCGTATCTCTTCCGCCGTGCGGACGCTAGTTGTGGGCATGACCACATTGGGAACGGGCGTGTTTGGAATTGCCGCGATCGGACTACTGGGACTAGCCATTCAATTGCTGTTGCAACGCTTAAACTCACCAGCCTCTCTATCTGAACGAGAACGCAATGACCAGTAG
- a CDS encoding glycosyl transferase possibly involved in lipopolysaccharide synthesis (IMG reference gene:2510095265~PFAM: Bacterial sugar transferase; STAS domain~TIGRFAM: anti-anti-sigma factor; exopolysaccharide biosynthesis polyprenyl glycosylphosphotransferase), with the protein MVESNGNDCQVTILEKTCRISMPPVFTVKKALEFKQSFQQACQNNPDLTHVSLDFSETKFMDSSGIGALVASRKLAQKQGFELVLQNVSQQVLSALALADLDKFFVIEQAPPAPKPSASTSASNLPSDCAPRETTASLSSPVAKLTPKRLISRIKPEEQPFITHPSVKSVPKRVMDVVGAVIGLIITAILFPFIAIAIKLDSPGPIFFGQVRCSQMGKRFKMWKFRSMCTDAEAKKHLVQNEAEGAIFKAKNDPRITRVGRFLRKTSLDELPQFWNVLKGEMSLVGTRPPTPDEVEKYEILQWQRLDIKPGMTGEWQVNGRSSVKNFEDIVRLDLRYQENWSLRYDVELIFKTIWVIFNKNSGAM; encoded by the coding sequence GTGGTTGAATCGAACGGAAACGACTGTCAAGTCACAATTCTGGAAAAAACCTGCCGGATTAGTATGCCGCCTGTTTTTACCGTGAAGAAGGCGTTGGAGTTTAAGCAAAGTTTCCAGCAAGCCTGTCAAAACAATCCAGATCTGACCCATGTCTCGTTAGATTTTAGTGAAACAAAATTCATGGACAGTAGCGGGATTGGTGCATTAGTGGCAAGCCGTAAGCTGGCTCAAAAACAGGGGTTTGAGTTGGTTTTGCAAAATGTTTCTCAGCAAGTGTTGTCAGCTCTTGCCCTGGCTGACCTGGATAAGTTTTTTGTGATTGAGCAAGCTCCACCTGCTCCAAAACCCTCTGCTTCAACGTCTGCCTCTAATCTACCCAGCGATTGTGCCCCCAGAGAGACGACTGCATCCCTGAGTTCACCAGTTGCCAAGCTTACACCAAAACGGTTGATCAGCCGGATTAAACCAGAGGAACAGCCCTTCATTACTCATCCATCGGTTAAATCTGTCCCGAAGCGAGTAATGGATGTAGTGGGAGCAGTAATTGGATTAATCATTACAGCGATCCTATTTCCATTTATCGCGATCGCCATCAAGCTTGACAGCCCTGGACCAATCTTCTTTGGGCAGGTACGCTGTTCCCAAATGGGTAAGCGCTTCAAAATGTGGAAGTTTCGCTCGATGTGCACAGATGCCGAAGCAAAAAAGCATTTGGTGCAAAATGAGGCAGAAGGAGCTATTTTTAAGGCGAAAAACGATCCTCGAATTACACGAGTGGGTCGCTTTTTACGAAAAACCAGTCTGGATGAGTTACCCCAATTTTGGAATGTGCTAAAAGGCGAGATGAGTCTAGTGGGGACTCGTCCTCCCACACCTGATGAAGTAGAAAAGTACGAGATTTTGCAGTGGCAGCGGTTGGACATCAAACCGGGTATGACGGGTGAATGGCAGGTGAATGGACGCTCATCTGTGAAGAATTTTGAGGACATTGTTCGGCTCGATCTGAGGTATCAAGAAAACTGGAGCCTGAGATATGATGTTGAACTAATCTTCAAAACCATCTGGGTTATCTTTAATAAGAATTCCGGTGCAATGTAG
- a CDS encoding short-chain dehydrogenase of unknown substrate specificity (IMG reference gene:2510095266~PFAM: short chain dehydrogenase), which translates to MAVTPFAKSVVLITGASTGIGAALAKMLATRYPGIRLVLAARSQAQLEQVAAICQESGAKTLVVPTDLAQVEQGQALARIALEQFGQVDALINNAGYGQMGPLELMTPHECRRQFEVNVFGPLALTQALIPSMRDRGGGRIINISSIGGRTAFPFGGLYSSSKFALEALSDALRMELEPFNIKVSVVEPGAVHNEFLDVVKHEIETAVPDPQNTPYRAAFATFGELDKRTKATAWKSEQVAEVIINVLQAKHPRPRYVAATAGGFLVFLLTKVLPTRAVDRFWQRFYGIDQVAKDWRFVKTNIKSL; encoded by the coding sequence ATGGCTGTTACCCCTTTTGCCAAATCTGTTGTTCTAATCACAGGTGCCTCAACTGGGATTGGGGCTGCTCTGGCAAAAATGTTGGCAACTCGCTATCCCGGTATTCGGCTTGTGTTAGCGGCTCGTAGTCAAGCGCAGCTAGAGCAGGTGGCTGCTATTTGCCAAGAATCAGGTGCAAAAACCCTTGTGGTTCCTACTGATCTTGCGCAGGTGGAACAGGGACAGGCACTTGCCCGCATAGCGCTGGAACAGTTCGGACAGGTGGATGCATTGATTAACAATGCTGGGTATGGGCAAATGGGACCATTGGAACTCATGACTCCCCATGAATGTCGGCGGCAATTTGAGGTGAATGTATTTGGTCCACTTGCCCTGACGCAAGCGCTGATTCCATCAATGCGCGATCGCGGCGGTGGCAGAATCATCAACATTAGTTCCATCGGTGGCAGAACTGCCTTTCCCTTTGGTGGACTGTATAGTAGTTCCAAGTTTGCCCTCGAAGCTTTGAGTGATGCTCTGCGGATGGAGCTAGAGCCGTTCAATATCAAGGTCAGCGTCGTTGAACCAGGGGCTGTTCACAATGAATTTTTGGATGTGGTGAAACATGAGATTGAAACAGCGGTGCCCGACCCCCAAAACACCCCCTATCGAGCTGCTTTTGCCACCTTTGGAGAATTAGACAAACGCACCAAAGCAACCGCCTGGAAATCTGAGCAGGTGGCTGAGGTAATTATTAACGTTTTGCAAGCAAAGCATCCCCGTCCTCGATACGTTGCTGCAACAGCGGGTGGATTTCTGGTGTTCCTGTTGACAAAAGTGCTGCCAACTAGGGCAGTAGATCGGTTTTGGCAGCGGTTTTATGGCATTGACCAAGTTGCAAAAGACTGGAGGTTCGTAAAAACCAATATAAAGAGTTTGTGA
- a CDS encoding RNA polymerase, sigma subunit, ECF family (IMG reference gene:2510095267~PFAM: Sigma-70, region 4; Sigma-70 region 2~TIGRFAM: RNA polymerase sigma factor, sigma-70 family) — MFVVQPASDGSHSENDDSELVQRSLQGDTQSFRLLYQRHQQRVRAILYQICDAFMLDDLVQEVFLRAWKGLPKFRQNAKFSTWLYRIAWNVASDHRQAAAKGRSQLQTLTIYASLHQESPDVMHLHYQDLVQRGLIHLSFDHRTVLVLHDLEEVPQKEIAEILEIPVGTVKSRLFHARAAMRQFLEKEGVQP, encoded by the coding sequence GTGTTTGTGGTGCAACCAGCATCAGACGGTAGCCATTCTGAAAATGATGACAGCGAGCTGGTGCAGCGGAGTCTCCAGGGAGATACGCAAAGCTTCCGGTTGCTCTATCAACGGCATCAGCAGCGGGTTAGAGCAATCCTTTACCAGATTTGTGATGCATTCATGCTGGATGATTTGGTGCAGGAGGTATTTTTACGCGCCTGGAAGGGGTTACCCAAGTTTCGGCAGAATGCCAAGTTTTCAACCTGGTTGTACCGAATTGCCTGGAATGTAGCATCGGATCATCGGCAGGCAGCAGCGAAGGGGCGATCGCAATTGCAAACCCTCACAATCTATGCTTCTCTTCATCAAGAGTCTCCAGATGTTATGCATTTGCATTACCAGGACCTGGTACAGCGAGGACTGATCCACCTTAGTTTTGACCATCGCACCGTACTCGTCCTGCATGACTTAGAAGAAGTTCCCCAAAAAGAGATTGCTGAAATCCTGGAAATTCCGGTTGGAACTGTAAAATCTCGCTTATTTCATGCCCGTGCTGCTATGCGCCAGTTTTTGGAGAAAGAAGGAGTCCAACCATGA
- a CDS encoding hypothetical protein (IMG reference gene:2510095268) has product MNSFPEDDHQLSKFLQQNRPTVPPAAADLEERILAIIEETPQEMATPERSRQRSRTFRHRGMWLLPSALAAGFVATVVGYQFLIPRQPTEAELAELETFIETTWQGNLAEQPTSESEELIPLLDEPLVN; this is encoded by the coding sequence ATGAACTCATTTCCTGAAGATGACCACCAATTGAGTAAGTTCTTACAACAGAACCGTCCAACAGTTCCGCCTGCTGCCGCGGATTTAGAAGAACGAATTTTAGCCATCATTGAAGAGACACCACAAGAAATGGCAACGCCTGAACGCTCTCGCCAGCGATCGCGGACTTTCCGACATCGAGGGATGTGGCTATTACCATCTGCCCTGGCGGCTGGCTTTGTGGCAACTGTAGTGGGGTATCAGTTTCTGATACCGCGTCAACCAACAGAGGCAGAACTTGCAGAGTTAGAAACCTTCATTGAAACAACCTGGCAAGGAAATCTCGCTGAACAACCTACCAGCGAGTCGGAAGAATTGATTCCGTTACTGGATGAACCGCTCGTGAATTAA
- a CDS encoding hypothetical protein (IMG reference gene:2510095269) — protein sequence MFARSMAAIATLLITVGGTVTLTDAIVLADSAQIPLRLTQSQRRPARADWLRELNLSQEQVQKIQEIRNRYEGRLTEQRQAVRQAQQELKQLMAGNASAEQLRPKFDQLQALKQKLSDTRMESMLAIREVLTSEQRQQLSQIIKQRGGKRDRMESPF from the coding sequence ATGTTTGCTCGTTCGATGGCTGCGATCGCGACATTGTTGATTACCGTAGGAGGTACTGTTACCCTGACTGATGCGATCGTGCTGGCTGATTCTGCTCAAATTCCCTTACGACTCACCCAATCACAGCGCCGACCTGCTCGTGCTGATTGGCTGCGAGAGCTTAACCTCAGTCAGGAGCAAGTTCAAAAAATTCAAGAGATTCGAAACCGTTATGAAGGGCGTTTGACTGAGCAACGGCAGGCAGTTCGGCAGGCTCAACAAGAATTGAAACAATTAATGGCAGGGAATGCTTCTGCTGAGCAGTTGCGTCCAAAATTTGACCAACTTCAAGCCTTGAAGCAGAAGTTGAGCGACACCCGTATGGAAAGTATGCTGGCAATTCGAGAAGTGTTGACCTCTGAACAACGCCAGCAGCTAAGTCAAATAATCAAGCAACGAGGTGGCAAACGCGATCGCATGGAGTCACCCTTCTAA
- a CDS encoding hypothetical protein (IMG reference gene:2510095271), which translates to MSKHYLIFIHGMGEPQNPDQVFDPSYEQLWNRLSKKFQHQTGNLFTSDFEPAYINWHQKLGDVPQSVSDVQTLLFEDCYPELKDYPKQSLFQRLVKFVPYKAHSFATFFLGDVIAYVSKDVNLIRRTLWEQIWFGHGEWQGLEKVLQADNDATYSIVAHSLGSVLAFDYLHHLFQGNPDDSYLPKLNQAERPEDRHLQNREPQRELPDPTDPVISPLLQERFRYFFTLGAPIGLFMLRNGTLWLNDNPFQKIFNPVRGCDRGWYNFYDPMDAVAFPLTRLFGRNIGNWICKLEDVSLTNFGIPLAHSHTGYWTHRKVVSKMVDVLSSSVPTQRSSSTESVSAKVQLV; encoded by the coding sequence ATGTCTAAGCACTATCTGATCTTTATTCACGGCATGGGTGAACCCCAAAATCCTGATCAGGTGTTTGATCCTTCGTATGAGCAACTTTGGAATCGGTTATCTAAAAAATTTCAACATCAAACTGGCAATCTGTTTACATCCGACTTTGAACCTGCTTACATCAATTGGCATCAAAAGCTGGGAGATGTTCCACAGAGTGTATCGGACGTGCAAACTCTGTTATTTGAGGATTGCTACCCAGAGCTAAAGGATTATCCTAAGCAATCCCTCTTCCAACGCTTGGTTAAATTTGTACCTTACAAAGCTCACAGTTTTGCCACCTTTTTTTTGGGTGATGTGATTGCTTACGTGTCCAAAGATGTAAACTTGATTCGCCGCACCCTATGGGAACAAATTTGGTTTGGGCATGGCGAGTGGCAAGGACTGGAAAAGGTACTACAAGCTGACAACGATGCAACTTATAGTATTGTGGCTCACTCCCTCGGTTCGGTGTTGGCGTTTGATTATTTGCATCACCTGTTTCAAGGGAATCCTGACGATTCTTACCTGCCCAAGCTAAACCAGGCAGAACGACCGGAGGATCGTCATCTGCAAAACCGAGAGCCACAGCGTGAATTACCTGATCCGACTGATCCCGTGATTTCGCCCTTGTTACAAGAACGTTTCCGTTACTTCTTTACGCTGGGGGCACCTATTGGATTATTCATGTTGCGAAATGGCACTTTATGGCTCAATGACAACCCATTCCAAAAAATCTTTAACCCAGTGCGGGGCTGCGATCGCGGATGGTACAACTTCTACGACCCAATGGATGCGGTTGCCTTCCCACTGACTCGGTTATTTGGGCGAAATATAGGAAATTGGATCTGCAAGCTAGAGGATGTTTCACTTACCAATTTTGGCATTCCCCTCGCACATAGTCATACTGGATACTGGACGCACCGCAAGGTTGTGAGCAAAATGGTGGACGTGCTGAGTTCTTCCGTACCAACTCAACGTTCTAGTTCTACTGAATCAGTATCGGCAAAAGTCCAACTGGTTTAA
- a CDS encoding protein of unknown function UPF0227 (IMG reference gene:2510095272~PFAM: Uncharacterised protein family (UPF0227)) produces the protein MPHYIYLHGFASGPQSAKARDLSDRFANRGITISVPDLNQGDFTHLTLTRQLQQVEAELPPVSTPVTLIGSSFGGLTAAWLGQTQPQVERLVLLAPAFGFVAHWLPRLGYEQVQQWKNEGFLPIYHYGEEKMLPISYRFAEDAAQYRESELQRPVPTLILHGKHDEVIPFESSVEFARTRPWVKLIEVNSDHALTNVGDQIWQSICEFCGL, from the coding sequence ATGCCTCACTACATTTATCTGCATGGGTTCGCGTCAGGTCCCCAATCAGCAAAAGCACGGGATTTGAGCGATCGCTTCGCCAACCGCGGGATTACGATTTCTGTTCCTGACCTTAACCAAGGAGACTTCACTCACCTCACTCTGACTCGCCAACTGCAACAGGTAGAAGCAGAACTTCCCCCAGTTTCCACCCCAGTTACTTTAATTGGCTCCAGCTTTGGCGGATTAACGGCTGCCTGGTTAGGACAAACCCAGCCGCAGGTAGAGCGTTTAGTTTTACTTGCCCCCGCCTTTGGATTCGTTGCTCACTGGTTACCACGGCTCGGCTATGAGCAAGTTCAGCAATGGAAGAACGAGGGCTTTTTGCCAATCTATCATTACGGCGAAGAAAAAATGCTACCAATTAGTTACCGATTTGCTGAAGATGCAGCTCAATATCGAGAGTCTGAGCTTCAACGTCCGGTACCAACCCTGATTTTGCATGGAAAACACGACGAAGTCATTCCGTTTGAATCAAGCGTTGAATTTGCCAGAACCCGTCCCTGGGTGAAACTAATCGAGGTGAACAGTGACCATGCGCTGACGAACGTCGGTGATCAGATTTGGCAGTCAATTTGCGAGTTCTGTGGGTTGTGA
- a CDS encoding phosphoacceptor domain-containing protein (histidine kinase family',KaiB domain-containing protein,'ATPase, histidine kinase/DNA gyrase B/HSP90-like; IMG reference gene:2510095273~PFAM: Histidine kinase-, DNA gyrase B-, and HSP90-like ATPase; His Kinase A (phosphoacceptor) domain; KaiB domain), giving the protein MQVSPEKNTNTDTPLQLLLFVDKRPSSKEQVRQVRSALKDLKEEYDFEVQFIDVTEQPYLAEYFRLIATPALIKIHPEPRQTLAGSNLVQQLKQWWPQWQRSAAEYLAKTGQAASESETTGEKVLLAMPVQAQREESSTVGVTTTQPSLEITSANLSDRLDSPSLVKSVSHSVEQIQLSDEIFRLRREKEELQHQLQFKDQIISMLAHDLRNPLTAASIALETLEMGYNPKDGSESRLTPALTLQLLKHARTQTRVIDRMITDILQAARGTGTELQIQPQKLDLGQLCLDVLEHMEGRFQAKALHVEKDIPSDLPTVLADQERIRQVLINLIDNAVKYTPVGGTIQLSALHRTTQKVQISVCDNGPGIPIENQERIFEERYRLKRDEDKEGYGIGLSLCQRIIRAHYGRIWVDSTSNQGSCFHFTLPVFQN; this is encoded by the coding sequence ATGCAGGTATCTCCTGAAAAAAACACAAATACAGACACTCCATTACAGCTTTTGCTGTTTGTAGACAAACGCCCAAGTTCGAAGGAGCAAGTGCGGCAGGTTCGGAGTGCGCTAAAAGATCTGAAGGAAGAGTATGATTTTGAAGTTCAGTTCATTGATGTGACAGAACAACCCTATCTGGCCGAGTATTTTCGGCTGATTGCCACACCAGCTCTGATTAAAATTCATCCAGAACCCAGACAAACTCTGGCTGGCAGTAACCTGGTACAGCAGCTAAAGCAATGGTGGCCTCAATGGCAACGCTCGGCGGCAGAATACCTCGCCAAAACCGGCCAGGCGGCATCAGAGAGCGAGACTACTGGTGAGAAAGTATTGCTAGCAATGCCAGTGCAGGCTCAACGGGAAGAGTCCTCCACTGTTGGTGTTACGACCACTCAGCCATCTTTAGAAATTACTTCTGCGAACCTCAGCGATCGTTTAGACAGTCCGTCGCTGGTTAAATCCGTTTCCCACTCCGTTGAACAAATTCAGCTTTCTGATGAAATCTTTCGGTTACGGCGGGAGAAAGAAGAACTGCAACATCAACTCCAATTCAAAGATCAAATCATCTCCATGCTGGCACACGATCTGCGAAACCCTCTTACAGCCGCCTCGATCGCTCTAGAAACTTTGGAAATGGGCTACAACCCCAAAGATGGTTCAGAGTCGCGGCTCACCCCAGCATTAACACTTCAATTGCTTAAACACGCCCGCACCCAAACCAGAGTCATTGATCGAATGATTACGGACATTCTGCAAGCAGCACGCGGCACTGGTACAGAATTGCAAATTCAACCCCAAAAGCTCGATTTAGGGCAATTGTGTTTAGATGTGTTGGAGCACATGGAAGGGCGCTTTCAAGCCAAAGCCCTGCACGTCGAGAAAGATATTCCATCCGATTTACCCACTGTTCTAGCAGATCAGGAACGCATCCGCCAAGTGCTGATTAACCTGATTGATAATGCTGTGAAATATACCCCTGTTGGTGGCACTATTCAGCTTTCTGCCCTGCACCGAACAACCCAAAAAGTACAAATCAGCGTTTGTGACAATGGGCCTGGCATTCCCATCGAAAATCAGGAACGAATTTTTGAAGAACGCTATCGCTTGAAGCGAGATGAAGATAAGGAAGGGTATGGTATTGGTCTATCCCTCTGCCAGCGCATCATTCGAGCACATTATGGGCGCATCTGGGTTGATTCCACCTCAAACCAGGGTAGTTGTTTTCACTTCACCCTTCCCGTTTTTCAAAATTAA
- a CDS encoding hypothetical protein (IMG reference gene:2510095274), with protein MGDRTFKPMRWLIAFVILLIPLIAGCDLPQVSAEERIFLNLNLDFLGEYRLPKMDFQGTPVGGLSAFTYDRQRDLFYAISDDRSDFAPARFYTLKLALDSTDPKTPKIQAVTIQSTTTITSEDGKPYPKGKVDPEGIALSPLGTLFISSEGIPQQEISPFVGEFDLQTGRWKRSLPIPKRYIPKVEDGKLVQGVGDNLGFESLTLGSVSPGAIEPFRLFAATESALMQDTSPDHPQQGAARNRVLHYSIDPDHALLVSEHLYPMEMPPEGALYHGLTELLAIDQGGHFLSLERSFGAKGFTVKLYQLAFGAATDTINIETFQGSLTGVQPIRKKLLLDLTELGIPLDNLEGMTLGPRLPDGSASLLLLSDDNFNPQQVTQFLLFRLRA; from the coding sequence GTGGGCGATCGCACATTCAAACCAATGAGATGGCTGATTGCATTCGTCATCTTGCTAATTCCCCTGATTGCAGGTTGTGATTTACCCCAGGTTAGTGCTGAAGAGCGGATATTCTTGAACCTAAACCTGGATTTTTTAGGGGAGTACAGGTTACCCAAAATGGACTTTCAGGGAACTCCAGTTGGCGGGTTGTCAGCCTTTACCTATGATCGCCAGCGCGACCTGTTTTACGCCATTTCGGATGACCGCAGCGATTTTGCCCCTGCCCGTTTTTACACGCTCAAACTTGCTCTAGACTCCACTGATCCGAAAACACCCAAAATCCAAGCAGTCACGATTCAAAGCACAACGACCATCACCAGCGAGGACGGAAAACCCTATCCTAAAGGCAAAGTAGACCCTGAAGGAATTGCATTGTCTCCATTGGGAACATTGTTTATTTCCAGTGAAGGGATTCCTCAGCAAGAGATTTCACCGTTTGTCGGTGAATTTGATTTGCAAACGGGACGGTGGAAACGGAGTCTGCCAATTCCCAAACGCTATATACCCAAAGTCGAAGATGGCAAATTGGTTCAAGGCGTGGGGGATAACTTAGGGTTTGAATCATTGACACTGGGCAGCGTCAGTCCAGGGGCAATTGAGCCTTTCCGCCTGTTTGCAGCAACGGAATCAGCCTTAATGCAAGACACTTCGCCCGATCATCCCCAGCAGGGAGCTGCTCGCAATCGTGTTTTGCATTACTCCATCGATCCTGACCATGCCCTCTTGGTATCTGAGCATTTGTATCCCATGGAAATGCCACCAGAGGGAGCGCTATACCACGGGTTGACGGAACTTTTGGCAATTGATCAAGGAGGGCACTTTTTGAGTCTGGAGCGATCGTTTGGTGCTAAGGGATTTACTGTGAAATTGTACCAACTAGCATTTGGGGCAGCGACTGATACGATCAATATTGAAACCTTTCAAGGTTCGCTAACTGGGGTGCAGCCAATCCGCAAGAAACTGTTGCTTGATCTGACGGAGTTGGGCATTCCTCTGGATAATTTAGAAGGAATGACGTTGGGACCACGTTTACCTGACGGTAGTGCCAGCTTGTTATTGCTCAGTGATGACAATTTCAATCCTCAGCAGGTGACGCAATTTTTGCTATTTCGCTTACGGGCTTAA